One window of the Camarhynchus parvulus chromosome 2, STF_HiC, whole genome shotgun sequence genome contains the following:
- the NKTR gene encoding NK-tumor recognition protein isoform X5, whose translation MANRGKHTNGSQFFITTKPAPHLDGVHVVFGLVISGFEVIEQIENLKTDTASRPYADVRVIDCGVLVTSSAKDALEKKKKVCSDSEASESSSSASSSSESSSESEAENERSRRKKRKRRAKTKQSRKRRKEERKKEDPRCKRTSSQRRSLSDKSDVADKVDLSTKRDKPVVRPEEIPPVPENRFLLRRDVPVVNVEPEPKLLDAAPVLTDQKPSVSKSGRKIKGRGTIRYHTPPRSRSCSESDDEESSETPPHWKEEMQRLRTYRAPSGEKWSKGDKLSDPCTSRWDERSASRRSRSWSHNGYADLSTVRYSSHHKKHRKEKKKVKHKKKSKKQKHFKKHKQTKKKKTSASSDVESSHSFHRRTKSSCDRERKSRSSSLSSRRSSRRDWSKSDKEDQSLSSLSSRGSRSYYRSRSRSRSKSRSYSRRSSRSRSASKSSRSRSRSRSSSNPRQQKTVPNSPRNISARLNDTKLTKTAEPVRAVILPSDKVIVPPVVPENLPVIPLSDSPPPSRWKPGQKPWKPSYERIQEMKAKTTHLIPTQTNYNLVVVKEANTSSSYRKQERSSESDRSGYSKGRSDRSSESWPRSRSRSSRSRSYSRSYSRSRSPSSSRTKSPSSGRSPSPSKYRSDRSGYSESTSDYSLSDEDRHRSKRKSTSSDPKARGLKPRQETSSDSTLPYKHPKDYDESSQGLKESDSLSSSDLSSDSERSAKAKAVQEKEGRFPLEGDAEKQDKNSLSCEREEEKGKGERDSDHSKKKAAKEKCSEQPRGGAKTKRKSYSGSKWDSESNSERGEAKHNRGDSKPSSGKEEGEATSGSDTELSVTKRIKKQSNSSEGFLGSDCTWKTSKQLSSSESESSCSSSADTRSKLKKHKHGLKKTPKKSHSKKAKEKSKGKKEKKHKVQKRKEMFHWQPPLEFGEEEDDEINDKLVTKDDKKEKQLSRDIKDKKQVYEKDEIVTDKMGNGEKSCVNENLLDKNTTCGTSPDRSNLNKEPIETSTSTDILNSGINVAACKSEIKQVEENNQNGLEDVIQTDDNMDICTPDRNSPGKVDVDVLSPVILTAKPLSAGVKKELQVETPEQDAVKLGNNTRDFNINKEEKETGRQENNSAPVSGAKDISLKSEISENTPSNMIDNKWKPLQGVGNLKPATISTTTEVKNVASAPEPKPAGLRIEIKAKNKVRPGSLFDEVRKTARLNRRPRNQESSSEEESPSRDDNSPSRSLSRSRSKSESKSRHRTRSISYSHSRSRSRSSTYSYRSRSYSRSRSRGWYSRDRSRSRSSSYHSYKSRSRSYSRSRSRSSSYGHHSRSSRSYTYDSYYSRSRSRSKRSDSYRRSRSYDRRSRSYGSDSDSDRSYSNNRSPSESSRYS comes from the exons ATGGCAAACCGAGGGAAACATACCAATGGTTCCCAATTTTTCAT AACAACAAAACCTGCTCCTCATCTCGATGG TGTGCACGTTGTCTTTGGGCTGGTTATTTCTGGGTTTGAAGTCATAGAACAGATAGAAAATCTCAAAACCGACACCGCCAGCAGGCCCTACGCAGACGTGCGAGTCATTGACTGCGGGGTGCTGGTCACCAGCTCAGCCAAGGATG CtttggagaagaagaagaaagtttgCTCTGACTCAGAAGCCTCAGAGTCCTCTTCCAGTGCATCCAGCTCTTCAGAATCCTCCTCTGAGAGTGAGGCTGAGAAcgaaaggagcaggaggaaaaagaggaaaagaagagctAAAACCAAACAGTCCAGGAAAcgaaggaaggaggagaggaagaaggaggatCCAAGGTGCAAGCGAACCTCAAGCCAAAGACG CAGCCTTTCTGACAAGAGCGATGTCGCAGACAAAGTCGACCTTAGCACCAAGCGGGACAAGCCCGTGGTACGTCCTGAGGAAATCCCCCCAGTGcctgaaaatagatttttgctCAGAAGAGATGTGCCTGTTGTCAATGTAGAGCCTGAACC GAAGCTTCTTGATGCTGCACCAGTTCTGACTGACCAGAAACCATCAGTCTCTAAATCTGGACgaaaaattaaaggaagagGCACAATA CGCTATCACACCCCGCCGCGGTCGCGCTCCTGCTCCGAGTCGGACGATGAGGAGAGCAGCGAGACCCCTCCCCACTGGAAGGAGGAGATGCAGAGGCTGCGGACGTACCGAGCCCCCAGCGGGGAGAAGTGGAGCAAAGGAGACAA gtTGAGTGACCCCTGTACCAGCAGATGGGATGAGAGGAGTGCATCCCGAAGATCCAGGTCTTGGTCCCATAACGGTTATGCTGATCTGAGCACTGTGAGATACTCCAGCCATCACAAGAAgcacaggaaagagaagaagaaggtgaaacataaaaagaaatctaaaaagCAGAAGCACTTCAAGAAgcacaagcaaacaaagaaaaagaagacatcAGCCTCATCAGATGTAGAATCCTCTCATTCCTTCCACAGGAGGACAAAATCATCCTGTGATCGTGAGAGGAAATCTCGTTCTTCCTCATTGTCTTCCAGGCGTTCATCCAGGAGGGACTGGTCTAAATCTGATAAGGAAGACCAGAGCTTGTCATCTTTATCAAGCAGAGGGTCTCGATCGTACTACAGGTCCAGATCCAGGTCTAGATCTAAATCAAGATCTTACTCCAGAAGAAGTTCTAGATCAAGATCAGCCTCTAAATCATCGCGATCTCGAAGTAGGTCACGGTCAAGTTCTAACCCCAGGCAGCAAAAGACTGTTCCCAATTCTCCACGGAATATTTCAGCACGGTTAAATGACACTAAGCTGACCAAGACTGCTGAGCCTGTCCGAGCAGTGATCCTGCCCAGTGACAAGGTTATTGTGCCACCAGTTGTCCCAGAAAACCTCCCTGTCATACCCTTAAGTGACAGTCCCCCACCTTCAAGATGGAAACCTGGGCAGAAACCTTGGAAGCCATCATATGAGCGCATTCAGGAGATGAAAGCTAAAACAACCCACTTAATTCCCACCCAAACTAATTACAATTTAGTGGTGGTTAAGGAGGCCAACACTTCTTCCTCCTATCgcaagcaggagaggagctctgAGAGCGATCGGAGCGGTTATTCCAAAGGCCGCAGCGACAGGAGCTCGGAGAGCTGGCCCAGGTCCAGGAGCAGATCCTCTCGAAGCCGCTCCTACTCAAGATCTTACTCAAGGTCTAGAAGCCCATCGAGCTCCAGGACAAAATCCCCTTCTTCTGGCAGGTCACCGTCCCCCAGTAAATACCGCAGTGACAGGTCGGGGTACAGCGAGTCCACGTCCGACTATTCCCTCAGCGATGAGGACCGGCACAGGAGCAAAAGGAAATCCACATCCAGCGATCCCAAAGCTCGGGGCCTCAAACCGAGGCAGGAAACGAGCTCTGATAGCACTTTGCCTTACAAGCATCCAAAGGACTACGATGAGTCTTCCCAAGGGTTGAAGGAGAGTGACAGTTTGTCATCCTCAGACTTGTCCTCCGACAGTGAGCGCTCTGCCAAAGCCAAAGCAGTCCAAGAAAAAGAAGGCCGCTTTCCATTAGAAGGGGATGCTGAGAAACAGGATAAAAATAGCTTAAGTTgtgagagagaggaggagaaaggcaaagGTGAGCGGGATTCTGATCACTCCAAAAAGAAAGCAGCTAAGGAGAAATGCTCGGAGCAGCCCAGAGGTGGTGCAAAAACAAAACGCAAATCCTACTCAGGTAGCAAATGGGACTCAGAGTCCAACTCTGAAAGAGGAGAGGCAAAACATAACAGGGGAGATTCCAAACCCTCCTCtgggaaagaagaaggagaggCCACCTCAGGGTCTGACACAGAGCTTAGTGTTAccaaaaggataaaaaaacaATCCAATTCCTCAGAGGGCTTTTTGGGTTCTGACTGCACGTGGAAGACAAGCAAACAGTTGTCATCTTCTGAGTCTGAGAGTTCTTGTTCCAGCTCAGCAGACACTCGAAGCAAGttgaaaaaacacaaacatgGGTTGAAAAAGACTCCtaaaaaatcacattccaaaaaagcaaaagaaaaatcgaaaggcaaaaaggagaaaaaacacaaagtccagaaaagaaaagaaatgtttcattgGCAGCCCCCCCTTGAGTTTGGGGAAGAAGAGGATGATGAGATAAATGACAAGCTGGTTACCAAGgatgataaaaaagaaaagcagcttagCAGGGACATAAAGGATAAAAAACAAGTTTATGAAAAGGATGAAATAGTCACAGATAAAATGGGAAATGGTGAAAAGTCATGTGTGAATGAAAACCTTTTAGATAAAAACACCACATGTGGGACCTCGCCAGATCGCAGCAACCTTAATAAAGAGCCCATTGAAACAAGCACTTCAACTGATATTTTAAACTCAGGAATAAACGTGGCTGCCTGCAAGAGTGAGATTAAACAAGTTGAAGAAAATAACCAGAATGGGCTGGAAGATGTTATTCAGACAGATGACAACATGGACATTTGTACTCCGGATCGTAACTCGCCAGGGAAGGTGGATGTGGATGTTTTGTCTCCTGTCATTCTCACTGCTAAACCTTTAAGTGCTGGTGTAAAAAAAGAATTACAGGTTGAGACCCCTGAGCAAGATGCTGTCAAACTGGGAAACAACACAAGAGactttaatattaataaagaagaaaaagaaacgGGAAGGCAAGAAAATAACTCTGCCCCTGTGTCTGGTGCTAAAGACATTagtttaaaaagtgaaatttctgaaaatacaccAAGCAATATGATAGACAATAAATGGAAGCCTTTGCAAGGTGTTGGTAACTTAAAACCAGCAACAATCAGTACGACCACAGAGGTTAAAAATGTAGCATCAGCCCCAGAGCCTAAACCAGCAGGTTTAAgaattgaaataaaagcaaaaaataaagtaagGCCTGGGTCTCTCTTTGATGAAGTGAGGAAAACAGCCCGGCTAAATCGTCGGCCAAGGAACCAAGAAAGTTCCAGTGAGGAGGAATCTCCGAGCAGAGATGACAACAGCCCTTCCAGGAGTCTCAGCAGGTCACGAAGTAAATCTGAGTCTAAATCCAGACACAGAACCAGGTCCATATCCTACAGTCACTCGAGAAGTCGATCCCGAAGTTCTACATATTCGTACAG